From a single Andrena cerasifolii isolate SP2316 chromosome 8, iyAndCera1_principal, whole genome shotgun sequence genomic region:
- the LOC143372085 gene encoding tyrosine decarboxylase, with amino-acid sequence MNIDEFQVRGKEMIEYICEYLRTLEGKRVTANVDPGYLRPLLPKEAPAKGEPWDAIMRDVNGKIMPGITHWQHPRFHAYFPAGNSFPSILGDMLSDAIGCIGFSWAASPACTELETIVLDWYAKAIDLPPEFLSEHKTSKGGGVIQGSASECILVTMLAARTQAIRTLKEQDPNTEDSAFLPRLVAYCSTEAHSCVEKAAMIGLVKLRVLEPDEKGSLRGKRLELAIREDVANGLVPFFVSTTLGTTGSCAFDNLIEIGPVCKLYPNIWLHVDGAYAGNAFICPEMRPLMAGIGNADSFNTNPNKWLLVNFDCSCLWVRDRVKLTSALVVDPLYLQHARSGESIDYRHWGIPLSRRFRALKLWFVMRSYGITGLQKYIRNHIRLARRFETLMKKDKRFEITNDVRVGLVCFRLKESDEINQELLANINASGRLHMIPARVMGKYILRFCVIKENATDDDIDYAVDVIEEHATEVMLAHYEGTEDEFRAKGPKSPAALDKKLVRKFSFTRSVTRDVYKRSISKSSLHDGATPIMVVEDNSQVETIEEDVFCNSRS; translated from the exons ATGAACATCGATGAGTTTCAAGTGCGTGGCAAGGAGATGATAGAGTACATCTGCGAGTACCTACGCACCCTCGAGGGCAAGAGGGTGACAGCGAACGTGGACCCTGGCTACCTGAGGCCCCTTCTGCCCAAAGAGGCGCCAGCCAAAGGGGAGCCATGGGACGCGATAATGAGGGACGTAAACGGCAAGATAATGCCCGGG ATCACGCACTGGCAGCATCCACGTTTCCACGCCTACTTCCCGGCGGGGAACTCGTTCCCGTCGATACTCGGGGACATGCTGTCCGACGCGATCGGTTGCATAGGCTTCTCCTGGGCGGCCAGTCCAGCCTGCACGGAATTGGAAACGATCGTCCTCGACTGGTACGCCAAAGCGATCGACCTTCCGCCGGAGTTTCTGTCCGAGCACAAGACCTCGAAGGGCGGCGGAGTGATACAAGGGTCCGCGTCCGAGTGTATTCTAGTTACCATGCTAGCGGCACGCACCCAAGCGATCAGGACCCTGAAGGAACAGGACCCCAACACCGAGGACTCAGCCTTCTTGCCACGACTGGTGGCCTACTGCTCCACGGAAGCGCATTCGTGCGTGGAGAAGGCCGCGATGATCGGCCTCGTGAAGCTTCGCGTCCTAGAGCCGGACGAGAAAGGCTCCCTTCGTGGCAAGCGGCTGGAATTGGCGATTCGCGAGGACGTGGCGAATGGCTTAGTGCCGTTCTTCGTCTCGACCACCCTGGGCACCACGGGGTCCTGCGCGTTCGATAATCTCATCGAGATCGGCCCGGTGTGCAAACTGTATCCGAATATTTGGCTGCACGTGGACGGCGCCTACGCTGGCAACGCGTTCATTTGCCCGGAGATGAGGCCGTTGATGGCCGGCATCGGGAACGCGGACTCGTTCAACACCAACCCCAATAAGTGGCTGCTGGTCAACTTCGATTGTTCCTGCCTCTGGGTGCGGGACCGAGTGAAACTGACGTCGGCCCTCGTCGTCGATCCCCTGTATCTGCAGCACGCCAGGTCCGGCGAGTCGATCGACTATCGTCACTGGGGGATCCCGTTGAGCAGACGCTTCAGGGCGCTGAAGCTGTGGTTCGTGATGAGGTCGTACGGGATCACCGGGCTGCAGAAGTACATAAGGAACCACATCAGGCTCGCTAGGCGGTTCGAGACGCTGATGAAGAAGGACAAGAGGTTCGAGATCACGAATGATGTTAGGGTGGGCCTGGTCTGCTTCAGGCTGAAAGAGAGCGATGAGATTAACCAGGAGCTGCTGGCGAACATCAACGCGTCCGGCAGGCTTCACATGATCCCCGCCAGGGTGATGGGCAAGTATATACTGAGATTCTGCGTGATAAAGGAGAATGCCACCGACGACGACATCGATTACGCGGTGGACGTTATCGAGGAGCACGCGACCGAGGTGATGCTCGCCCATTACGAGGGCACGGAGGACGAGTTCAGGGCGAAGGGGCCGAAGAGCCCAGCCGCGCTGGACAAGAAGCTGGTGCGCAAGTTCAGCTTCACCAGGAGCGTCACCAGAGACGTTTACAAGCGGTCCATCTCCAAGTCGAGCCTCCACGACGGCGCCACGCCTATCATGGTCGTCGAGGACAACTCGCAGGTCGAAACCATCGAGGAAGACGTGTTCTGCAACAGCAG GTCGTGA
- the LOC143372104 gene encoding peptidyl-prolyl cis-trans isomerase H, which yields MPTWNQIQAQLRNPNNPVVFFDVSVGTTEIGRMIFELFEDVCPKTSENFRQFCTGEYRKDGVPLGFKGAIFHRVIKDFMIQGGDFVNGDGTGVISIYGGGTFPDENFTLKHDSPGLLSMANSGKDTNGCQFFITCAKCNFLDGKHVVFGRVIDGLLVMRKVENVPTGPNNKPKIPVTISQCGQM from the coding sequence ATGCCTACGTGGAATCAAATTCAAGCCCAACTTCGAAATCCAAACAACCCGGTGGTATTTTTCGACGTATCTGTGGGTACGACAGAAATCGGCCGAATGattttcgaattattcgaggaTGTTTGCCCAAAGACGTCGGAGAACTTCCGACAGTTCTGCACTGGAGAATACAGAAAGGACGGTGTACCTTTGGGCTTCAAAGGTGCCATATTTCACAGAGTCATTAAAGACTTCATGATCCAAGGTGGTGATTTTGTGAATGGCGATGGAACTGGAGTCATAAGTATCTATGGCGGTGGAACCTTTCCCGATGAGAATTTCACATTGAAACACGACTCGCCGGGGCTGTTATCCATGGCCAACAGTGGCAAAGACACTAACGGCTGCCAATTCTTCATTACTTGCGCCAAGTGCAATTTCTTGGATGGCAAACACGTTGTCTTCGGAAGAGTCATAGACGGACTTCTCGTCATGAGAAAAGTGGAGAACGTTCCTACAGGGCCGAACAATAAACCAAAAATTCCTGTGACGATATCTCAATGCGGGCAGATGTAA